One genomic segment of Sminthopsis crassicaudata isolate SCR6 chromosome 4, ASM4859323v1, whole genome shotgun sequence includes these proteins:
- the ALDOC gene encoding fructose-bisphosphate aldolase C encodes MPQLYPALSPEQKKELSDIALRIVAPGKGILAADESVGSMAKRLSQIGVENTEENRRQYRQVLFSADGRIKKCIGGIIFFHETLYQKGDDGVPFVRTIQDKGIVVGIKVDKGVVALAGTDGETTTQGLDGLSERCAQYKKDGADFAKWRCVLKISDHTPSPLAILENANVLARYASICQQNGIVPIVEPEILPDGDHDLKRCQYVTEKVLAAVYKALSDHHVYLEGTLLKPNMVTPGHSCPFKYTPEEIAMATVSALRRTVPPAVPGVTFLSGGQSEEEASINLNAINRCSLSRPWALTFSYGRALQASALSAWRGQRDNESAATEEFIKRAEVNGLAAQGKYEGGGEDAGAAGKSLYIANHAY; translated from the exons ATGCCCCAGTTATACCCTGCCCTGTCGCCTGAGCAAAAGAAGGAGCTGTCAGACATTGCCCTTCGGATCGTTGCCCCGGGCAAGGGCATCTTGGCAGCTGATGAGTCAGTAG GCAGTATGGCCAAACGGCTGAGCCAGATTGGGGTGGAGAACACGGAGGAGAACCGCAGGCAGTATCGCCAGGTCCTGTTCAGCGCCGATGGAAGGATCAAGAAATGCATTGGGGgcatcatcttcttccatgagaCCCTCTACCAGAAGGGGGATGATGGGGTGCCCTTCGTCCGCACCATCCAGGACAAGGGCATTGTTGTGGGCATCAAG GTTGACAAAGGTGTGGTGGCTTTGGCTGGAACCGATGGAGAAACCACCACACAAG GGCTGGACGGGCTCTCTGAACGCTGTGCTCAGTACAAGAAGGATGGGGCCGACTTTGCCAAATGGCGCTGCGTGCTGAAGATCAGTGATCATACTCCCTCTCCCCTGGCAATCCTGGAGAACGCCAATGTGCTGGCCCGCTATGCCAGCATCTGCCAGCAG AATGGCATTGTGCCCATTGTGGAGCCTGAGATCTTGCCGGATGGAGACCATGATCTCAAACGTTGCCAGTACGTCACTGAGAAG GTCCTGGCTGCTGTCTACAAGGCCCTGAGTGACCACCATGTGTACCTTGAAGGGACTCTGCTCAAGCCCAACATGGTGACCCCTGGTCATTCCTGCCCCTTCAAGTATACCCCGGAGGAGATCGCCATGGCAACTGTCTCTGCCCTGCGTCGCACTGTGCCTCCTGCTGTCCCAG GTGTGACTTTCCTGTCTGGAGGTCAGAGTGAGGAGGAGGCCTCCATCAACCTCAATGCCATTAACCGCTGCTCGCTCTCCCGGCCTTGGGCGTTGACCTTCTCCTATGGCCGTGCCCTGCAGGCCTCTGCCCTCAGCGCCTGGCGTGGGCAGAGGGACAATGAGAGTGCCGCCACTGAGGAGTTCATCAAGCGGGCAGAG GTGAACGGTCTGGCTGCCCAGGGCAAGTATGAAGGCGGTGGAGAAGATGCAGGTGCAGCTGGGAAGTCGCTGTACATTGCTAATCACGCCTACTGA